In Spinacia oleracea cultivar Varoflay chromosome 5, BTI_SOV_V1, whole genome shotgun sequence, a single window of DNA contains:
- the LOC110802013 gene encoding ribosomal protein S12, mitochondrial, giving the protein MPTRNRLICHGREEKRRTDRTRASDQCPQKQGVRPRVSTRTPKKPNSALRKIAKVRLSNRHDIFAHIPGEGHNLHEHSMVLIRGGRVKDLPGVKSHCILCWEFRIEERGRSKYGAEKPKKD; this is encoded by the coding sequence ATGCCTACTCGAAATCGATTGATTTGTCATGGTAGAGAAGAAAAACGGCGCACGGACCGTACTCGAGCTTCAGACCAATGTCCCCAAAAGCAAGGAGTACGCCCGCGTGTTTCAACGAGAACACCGAAAAAACCTAATTCAGCTCTACGTAAGATAGCCAAAGTACGTTTGAGCAATCGACATGATATATTTGCTCACATTCCGGGCGAAGGTCATAATTTGCATGAACATTCTATGGTCTTAATAAGAGGAGGTAGAGTGAAAGATTTGCCAGGTGTGAAATCCCATTGTATTCTTTGTTGGGAATTCCGGATCGAAGAACGCGGCAGATCAAAATATGGTGCAGAAAAACCCAAGAAGGACTAA
- the LOC130462090 gene encoding LOW QUALITY PROTEIN: NADH dehydrogenase [ubiquinone] iron-sulfur protein 3-like (The sequence of the model RefSeq protein was modified relative to this genomic sequence to represent the inferred CDS: inserted 1 base in 1 codon; deleted 2 bases in 1 codon) produces the protein MDNQFIFKYSWETLPKKWXKKIEKSEHGNRSDTNTDYPFQLLCFLKILHTYTRFQVLIDLCGVDYPSRKRRFEVVYNLLSTRYNSRIRVQTSADEVTRISPVVSLFPSAGRWEREVWDMFGVSSINHPDLRHILTDYGFEGHPLRKDFPLSGYVEVRYDDPEKRVVSEPIEMTQEFRYFDFSSPWEQRNGNEG, from the exons ATGGATAACCAATTCATTTTCAAATATAGTTGGGAGACTTTACCCAAGAAAT gtaaaaaaatagaaaaatcagAACATGGGAATAGATCTGATACCAATACGGACTACCCATTTCAATTGTTGTGCTTTCTTAAA ATATTGCATACCTATACACGGTTTCAAGTTTTGATCGATCTTTGCGGAGTTGATTATCCTTCTCGAAAACGAAGATTTGAAGTGGTCTATAATTTACTGAGTACTCGGTATAATTCGCGCATTCGCGTACAAACCAGTGCAGACGAAGTAACACGAATATCTCCGGTAGTCAGTCTATTTCCATCAGCCGGCCGGTGGGAGCGAGAAGTTTGGGATATGTTTGGTGTTTCTTCCATCAATCATCCGGATCTACGCCATATATTAACAGATTACGGGTTCGAGGGTCATCCATTACGAAAAGACTTTCCTCTGAGTGGATATGTAGAAGTACGCTATGATGATCCAGAGAAACGTGTGGTTTCCGAGCCCATTGAGATGACCCAAGAATTTCGCTATTTCGATTTTTCGAGTCCTTGGGAACAACGTAACGGTAACGAAGGATAA